A genomic window from Megalobrama amblycephala isolate DHTTF-2021 linkage group LG2, ASM1881202v1, whole genome shotgun sequence includes:
- the LOC125262799 gene encoding carcinoembryonic antigen-related cell adhesion molecule 6-like, translated as MEGDSVTLYTDLTEIHEDDILWTFGAENSLIAKRKKQIFSTYNSTDGRFRDRLELDDQTGSLTITNITTEHAGVYKVQIRTEKVTSKTFSVSVYARLPVPVISSNSSQCSSSSSSSSSSDCSLVCSAVNVSHVTLSWYKGNSLLSSISVSDLSISLSLPLEVEYQDKNTYSCVLNNPIS; from the exons atggagggagattctgtcactttatacactgatcttactgaaatacatgaagacgaTATACTGTGGACATTTGGAGCTGAAAACTCTCTCATAGCTAAAAGAAAGAAGCAAATTTTCTCCACATATAATAGtactgatgggagattcagagacagactggaGCTGGacgatcaaactggatctctgaccatcacaaacatcacaactgaacatgctggagtttatAAAGTACAGATAAGGACAGAAAAAGTGacatcaaaaacattcagtgtttctgtaTATG ctcgtctgcctgttcctgtcatcagcagtaactcttcacaatgttcttcatcatcatcatcatcatcatcatcagattgttcattggtgtgttcagctgtgaatgtgagtcatgtgactctctcctggtacaaaggaaacagtttattgtccagcatcagtgtgtctgatctcagcatcagtctctctctacctctggaggtggaatatcaggataaaaacacctacagctgtgtgctgaacaatcccatcagc